The genomic window CTGAAACGACCGGTGGATACTGGGGTGAGGTCCCGTCCTTGCCGGGTTGCTATTCGGAGGGTGAGACGATCGAGGAGTTGCAGAGCAACCTGCGCGAGGCCATTAGCGGCTACCTGGAAGTGCTTCGCACGGAGGGACGGTCGCCGGACCCTGAAGTGCAGGTGCTCGAGCTTTCCCTATGAGGCCCATTTCCGGCCGCGAGATGTGCCGGTTACTGAGCGAAGCGGGCTGGACTCTCAGACGAATCAGGGGCAGCCACCACATCTTTGGGAAACCTGGCGAACGCAAAATCATCACGGTCCCTGTCCACGGAAACAAGGACCTCAAGCCTGGACTGGCTGCGGCAATCGCCCGCGACGCGAACCTGACTTGGTGAACCGGACGCTGGCCCCACCCG from Verrucomicrobiota bacterium includes these protein-coding regions:
- a CDS encoding type II toxin-antitoxin system HicB family antitoxin, producing the protein MVFKIVVHPETTGGYWGEVPSLPGCYSEGETIEELQSNLREAISGYLEVLRTEGRSPDPEVQVLELSL
- a CDS encoding type II toxin-antitoxin system HicA family toxin encodes the protein MRPISGREMCRLLSEAGWTLRRIRGSHHIFGKPGERKIITVPVHGNKDLKPGLAAAIARDANLTW